From Brassica oleracea var. oleracea cultivar TO1000 chromosome C3, BOL, whole genome shotgun sequence, a single genomic window includes:
- the LOC106329186 gene encoding mannose-P-dolichol utilization defect 1 protein homolog 1-like, with translation MEKTMDYLGNVGSLRNGEFPEKDCLFPLVSKLLGYFLVAVSMTVKLPQIMKILENKSVRGLSVAAFEFEVLGYTISLAYCLDKKLPFSAYGELAFLLIQALILVACSYYFSRTLSVSTWVRAVLYFALAPILFTGRVDPLVFEALYGSKYLILLSSKVPQILKNFRNKSTGQLSFSTCLMNLGGAMARVFTSVQENAPFSMVMAIVLAVSMHGIIMIQILLYMSKGEEKQVNDKKMS, from the exons ATGGAGAAAACGATGGATTATCTCGGAAACGTTGGGTCTCTGCGTAACGGCGAGTTTCCGGAGAAAGATTGTCTCTTTCCTCTCGTTTCTAAGCTGCTCGGTTACTTCCTCGTCGCTGTTTCAATGACCGTCAAGCTTCCTCAG ATAATGAAAATCTTGGAGAATAAGAGTGTAAGAGGCTTAAGCGTTGCAGCATTCGAGTTCGAAGTGCTTGGTTACACAATCTCACTCGCGTATTGTCTTGATAAGAAGCTTCCTTTCTCAGCTTATGGCGAACTTGCGTTTCTTTTGATCCAAGCTTTGATCTTGGTGGCTTGTAGCTATTACTTCTCTCGAACTCTCTCTGTTTCAACTTGGGTTAGAGCAGTTCTGTACTTTGCTTTAGCACCGATTTTGTTTACTGGTCGGGTTGATCCTTTAGTGTTCGAAGCTCTTTATGGTTCAAAGTATTTGATACTGCTGTCTTCGAAAGTTCCTCAAATTTTGAAGAATTTCAGAAACAAGAGCACCGGGCAGCTTAGTTTCTCGACTTGTTTGATGAACTTGGGTGGAGCCATGGCGAGAGTTTTCACCAGCGTTCAGGAGAATGCTCCGTTTAGTATGGTTATGGCTATTGTTCTTGCTGTCTCCATGCATGGTATCATCATGATTCAGATTCTTTTGTACATGTCAAAAGGAGAAGAAAAGCAAGTGAATGATAAAAAGATGTCATGA
- the LOC106333051 gene encoding uncharacterized protein LOC106333051, with the protein MAKREISSTLRNLKFMQRSSAAKEEKMKKKIDEEPNASFSSLGSVVAKNCVVITDWDPQPGALLGRVSFQSFNPSIEKLNEEAIIIGRETDASVPTSSSSNRGRTSFSEPKINPSPETSGDLKRKRSEEQNHPRKSPRSSEKTITEHQERRWFQET; encoded by the exons ATGGCGAAGAGGGAGATTAGTAGTACTTTGAGGAATCTAAAG TTTATGCAAAGATCTTCTGCTGCGAAAGAGGAGAAGATGAAGAAGAAGATTGATGAAGAGCCCAATGCGAGTTTTTCTTCTCTCGGAAGTGTTGTTGCAAAGAATTG TGTGGTTATAACAGACTGGGATCCTCAACCTGGAGCCTTGTTAGGACGCGTGTCGTTTCAGTCCTTCAACCCCTCTATCGAG AAACTGAATGAAGAGGCGATAATAATCGGTCGAGAAACAGATGCTTCTGTTCCCACAAGCTCTAGCAGTAATAGAGGAAGAACGTCTTTTAG TGAACCGAAAATTAATCCAAGCCCGGAAACAAGTGGTGACTTGAAAAGGAAACGGTCTGAGGAACAAAACCATCCTCGCAAGTCCCCAAGGAGCAGTGAAAAAACCATCACCGAGCATCAAGAAAGGCGATGGTTTCAAGAAACCTAA